A single region of the Brassica rapa cultivar Chiifu-401-42 chromosome A03, CAAS_Brap_v3.01, whole genome shotgun sequence genome encodes:
- the LOC103857095 gene encoding transcription factor SPEECHLESS isoform X1 has translation MSDFLEECEFVDTSLAEDDLFAILESLEGAGEISPTAASTPKDGATSSKELVTDPNYETPSPKKKRKRLETEKEDEEEEDGEEEENKQQKMSHVTVERNRRKQMNEHLTVLRSLMPCFYVKRGDQASIIGGVVEYISELQQVLQSLEAKKQRKTYAEVLSPRLVPSPRPSPPVLSPRKPPLSPRISHHHLLLPPISPRTPQPTSPYLAHAPKLPLIPQPPLRSYSSLAGGSSLGDPPPYSPASSSSSPSVSSIRESSVINELVANSKSALADVEVKFSGANVLLKTVSHKIPGQVLKIIAALEDLALEILQVNINTADETMLNSFTIKIGIECQLSAEELAQQIQQTFC, from the exons ATGTCGGATTTTCTTGAAGAGTGTGAATTTGTCGACACTTCACTAGCCGAAGATGATCTATTTGCTATCTTAGAGAGTCTTGAAGGCGCCGGAGAGATATCTCCAACGGCTGCATCTACACCTAAAGATGGAGCCACAAGTTCCAAAGAGTTAGTAACTGATCCAAACTATGAAACTCCATCTCctaagaagaagaggaaaagactAGAAACcgagaaagaagatgaagaagaagaagacggagaagaagaagagaataagCAACAAAAGATGTCTCACGTAACCGTGGAACGCAACAGGAGAAAGCAAATGAATGAGCACTTAACCGTTTTACGTTCTCTTATGCCTTGTTTCTACGTCAAAAGG GGGGACCAAGCATCGATAATTGGAGGAGTTGTGGAATACATTAGCGAGCTACAACAAGTTCTTCAATCTTTAGAAGCCAAGAAACAACGTAAAACATACGCAGAAGTTCTTAGCCCGAGACTAGTCCCGAGTCCTCGCCCTTCACCACCTGTCCTAAGCCCGCGAAAACCACCTCTTAGCCCGCGTATCAGCCACCATCATCTCCTTCTCCCTCCTATAAGCCCTCGAACCCCTCAGCCTACAAGCCCATACCTGGCCCATGCTCCGAAACTACCCCTCATCCCACAGCCTCCTCTTCGTTCTTATAGCTCATTGGCCGGTGGTAGCAGCTTAGGGGACCCACCTCCATACTCTCcagcttcatcttcttcctctccttcaGTTAGTAGTATCCGTGAGAGTAGTGTGATAAATGAGCTCGTCGCTAACTCTAAGTCGGCTTTGGCTGACGTGGAAGTGAAGTTCTCAGGAGCTAATGTGCTGCTCAAAACGGTGTCGCATAAGATCCCTGGACAGGTTTTGAAAATAATCGCTGCTCTTGAGGATTTGGCTCTCGAGATTCTTCAGGTTAATATTAACACCGCCGACGAAACCATGCTTAATTCTTTCACCATCAAG aTTGGAATTGAGTGCCAACTAAGTGCCGAAGAACTGGCTCAACAAATTCAGCAAACATTCTGCTAG
- the LOC103857095 gene encoding transcription factor SPEECHLESS isoform X2 yields MSDFLEECEFVDTSLAEDDLFAILESLEGAGEISPTAASTPKDGATSSKELVTDPNYETPSPKKKRKRLETEKEDEEEEDGEEEENKQQKMSHVTVERNRRKQMNEHLTVLRSLMPCFYVKRGDQASIIGGVVEYISELQQVLQSLEAKKQRKTYAEVLSPRLVPSPRPSPPVLSPRKPPLSPRISHHHLLLPPISPRTPQPTSPYLAHAPKLPLIPQPPLRSYSSLAGGSSLGDPPPYSPASSSSSPSVSSIRESSVINELVANSKSALADVEVKFSGANVLLKTVSHKIPGQVLKIIAALEDLALEILQVNINTADETMLNSFTIKKTE; encoded by the exons ATGTCGGATTTTCTTGAAGAGTGTGAATTTGTCGACACTTCACTAGCCGAAGATGATCTATTTGCTATCTTAGAGAGTCTTGAAGGCGCCGGAGAGATATCTCCAACGGCTGCATCTACACCTAAAGATGGAGCCACAAGTTCCAAAGAGTTAGTAACTGATCCAAACTATGAAACTCCATCTCctaagaagaagaggaaaagactAGAAACcgagaaagaagatgaagaagaagaagacggagaagaagaagagaataagCAACAAAAGATGTCTCACGTAACCGTGGAACGCAACAGGAGAAAGCAAATGAATGAGCACTTAACCGTTTTACGTTCTCTTATGCCTTGTTTCTACGTCAAAAGG GGGGACCAAGCATCGATAATTGGAGGAGTTGTGGAATACATTAGCGAGCTACAACAAGTTCTTCAATCTTTAGAAGCCAAGAAACAACGTAAAACATACGCAGAAGTTCTTAGCCCGAGACTAGTCCCGAGTCCTCGCCCTTCACCACCTGTCCTAAGCCCGCGAAAACCACCTCTTAGCCCGCGTATCAGCCACCATCATCTCCTTCTCCCTCCTATAAGCCCTCGAACCCCTCAGCCTACAAGCCCATACCTGGCCCATGCTCCGAAACTACCCCTCATCCCACAGCCTCCTCTTCGTTCTTATAGCTCATTGGCCGGTGGTAGCAGCTTAGGGGACCCACCTCCATACTCTCcagcttcatcttcttcctctccttcaGTTAGTAGTATCCGTGAGAGTAGTGTGATAAATGAGCTCGTCGCTAACTCTAAGTCGGCTTTGGCTGACGTGGAAGTGAAGTTCTCAGGAGCTAATGTGCTGCTCAAAACGGTGTCGCATAAGATCCCTGGACAGGTTTTGAAAATAATCGCTGCTCTTGAGGATTTGGCTCTCGAGATTCTTCAGGTTAATATTAACACCGCCGACGAAACCATGCTTAATTCTTTCACCATCAAG AAAACAGAATAA
- the LOC103857097 gene encoding polypyrimidine tract-binding protein homolog 2, producing MSSVSSQQQFRYTQTPSKVLHLRNLPWECTEEELIELGKPFGTVVNTKCNVGANKNQAFIEFEDLNQAIQMISFYASSSEPAQVRGKTVYLQYSNRQEIVNNKTAADVVGNVLLVTVEGEDARMVSIDVLHLVFSAFGFVHKITTFEKTAGYQALVQFSDAETATSARTSLDGRSIPSYLLPEEVSQCSLKITYSAHTDLTVKFQSHRSRDYTNPYLPVAPSAIDSTGQVIVGVDGRKMEPESNVLLASIENMQYAVTLDVLHTVFVAFGAVQKIAMFDKNGGVQALIQYPDVQTAVVAKGALEGHCIYEGGFCKLHITYSRHTDLSIKVNNDRSRDYTMPDAAVAMAPQPSHNPYPGNSQQYHAAGASHYQQQHQQPQGGWGQQSGGQGHDPYMAAPSMHQGPGGHMPPHHYGGGPSGPMH from the exons ATGTCTTCCGTATCAAGCCAGCAACAGTTCCGCTACACGCAGACTCCTTCGAAGGTTCTTCACCTGAGGAACTTGCCGTGGGAATGCACTGAGGAAGAGCTGATCGAGCTCGGGAAGCCCTTTGGCACCGTTGTGAATACGAAGTGCAACGTTGGAGCTAATAAGAACCAAGCTTTCATTGAGTTT GAGGATTTGAACCAAGCGATACAGATGATTTCGTTCTACGCGTCTTCGTCGGAGCCTGCTCAGGTTCGAGGTAAAACTGTCTACCTACAGTACTCCAACAGGCAGGAGATTGTGAACAACAAAACGGCGGCGGATGTTGTGGGGAATGTGCTTCTTGTGACAGTGGAAGGGGAGGATGCTCGTATGGTCAGCATTGATGTCTTGCATCTG GTATTCTCAGCCTTTGGGTTTGTCCACAAGATTACTACTTTCGAGAAGACAGCTGGATATCAG GCACTTGTTCAATTTTCTGACGCAGAAACTGCAACCTCTGCAAGAACTTCCCTCGATGGCAGAAGCATCCCTAG TTATCTACTCCCTGAGGAAGTCAGCCAATGCTCTCTTAAAATCACGTACTCAGCTCATACAGATTTGACTGTCAAATTCCAGAGCCATCGGAGCAG GGACTATACTAATCCTTACCTTCCTGTTGCTCCATCAGCCATTGATAGTACTGGTCAG GTGATTGTGGGTGTAGACGGGAGGAAGATGGAGCCTGAAAGTAATGTTCTTCTTGCATCCATCGAGAACATGCAGTATGCAGTAACCTTGGATGTTTTACACACG GTTTTTGTAGCATTTGGAGCTGTTCAAAAGATTGCAATGTTTGACAAGAATGGTGGGGTACAGGCATTGATTCAATACCCAG atGTGCAAACGGCTGTGGTGGCGAAGGGAGCATTGGAAGGACACTGTATTTATGAGGGTGGGTTTTGTAAGCTACACATCACTTACTCACGCCACACCGACCTGAGCATAAAG GTGAACAATGATAGAAGCAGAGACTACACAATGCCTGACGCGGCTGTTGCGATGGCTCCACAGCCCAGCCATAATCCATACCCGGGTAATTCACAGCAATACCATGCAGCAGGTGCGAGCCATTACCAGCAGCAGCATCAGCAGCCACAAGGGGGATGGGGGCAGCAATCAGGAGGGCAAGGCCACGATCCCTACATGGCAGCACCGTCGATGCATCAAGGCCCGGGTGGTCATATGCCGCCACACCACTATGGTGGTGGTCCTTCTGGTCCAATGCATTAG
- the LOC103857093 gene encoding transcription factor TRY has protein sequence MDNTDRRRRRKQQKVTLHDSEEVSSIEWEFINMTEQEEDLICRMYRLVGDRWDLIAGRVPGRQPEEIERYWIMRNSDSFAEKRRQLHHSSHKNTKPYRPRFSVYPS, from the exons ATGGATAACACCGACCGTCGTCGCCGTCGTAAGCAACAGAAAGTCACTCTCCATGACTCTGAAG AAGTGAGCAGTATCGAATGGGAGTTTATCAACATgacagaacaagaagaagatctCATCTGTCGAATGTATAGACTTGTAGGTGACAG gTGGGATTTAATAGCAGGAAGAGTGCCAGGAAGACAACCAGAAGAAATAGAGAGATATTGGATAATGAGAAATAGTGATAGCTTTGCTGAGAAACGACGCCAACTTCATCACTCCTCTCACAAAAATACCAAACCTTACCGTCCACGTTTTTCAGTTTATCCTTCTTAG
- the LOC103857100 gene encoding abscisic acid receptor PYL8, whose product MEANGTEMNQEREYIRRHHKHALLENQCRSTLVKHIQAPVHIVWSLVRRFDQPQKYKPFISRCVVKGNMEIGTVREVDVKSGLPATRSTERLELLDENEHILSMRIVGGDHRLKNYSSVISLHPETIEGGRIGTLVIESFVVDVPEGNTNEETCYFVEALIKCNLKSLADISQRLAVQDTTAST is encoded by the exons ATGGAAGCCAACGGGACGGAGATGAATCAGGAGAGAGAGTATATAAGGAGGCATCATAAGCATGCGCTTCTGGAGAATCAGTGCAGATCTACGCTGGTTAAACACATCCAAGCTCCTGTTCATATA GTATGGTCACTTGTGAGAAGATTCGATCAGCCACAGAAGTACAAGCCATTTATCAGTAGATGTGTGGTGAAAGGGAACATGGAGATTGGTACTGTAAGAGAAGTTGATGTGAAGTCAGGTTTACCAGCTACTAGAAGCACTGAGAGACTGGAGTTGCTTGATGAGAACGAGCATATTCTCAGCATGAGGATCGTTGGTGGAGATCACAGACTCAAG AACTATTCATCAGTTATCTCTCTTCACCCTGAGACCATTGAAGGAGGAAGAATAGGGACGCTTGTGATCGAGTCCTTTGTGGTGGATGTACCAGAAGGGAACACAAACGAAGAGACTTGTTACTTTGTGGAGGCTTTGATCAAATGCAATCTTAAATCTTTAGCTGATATCTCCCAACGCCTTGCGGTTCAAGACACAACAGCTTCCACATGA